The sequence below is a genomic window from Chitinivibrionia bacterium.
GCAAATTAAAATGTTAAGGCAAAACAGCAAAGGCAGTTCTGCCGAAATTCATAGTTTCGCCAAAAAATACGAAAGTGCCTATGTTTTAAATAGAGAAGGCAGACAGAACTGCCCCAAACAGGCAATTCGTCTTCTCTATTTATAGAAAAGAAAAAAAATAACATAAACAGGAAAGTAGGATGAAATCCCCGCTTTCGTATTTTTTGGCATAGGGAATATAATATTTGCCTAAAAGGCGGAGAGGTGATTTTTAGTATTTTTGCATTTTATCTCACATCAATATTTTAGCATTGTTTATTTTACCGTCAAAATTAAAACAAAAAGGTAATTATGGATTTTTACAACGAAGAAATAAACAGTAAATTCAACAGCGATTTACAACGGCAGATAGATGGGGGTTGATAAAATAGCGGGCTTATGAAATATGCAGATAAAAGCAAAATGGGCGACCGGCTTTCTGTCCGTGAGCCTAATTATCACAGGCGGCAGAATCCAATCACCCTATTCGCCAATCCTCGTTTTCATTACGAGGGGGGGGAGAATGAAGTTTAGCCAAGCGAAGAGATATAGTAAGCAATCTCACTAACAATAATATACCAAATAACTGTACTAAAAGTCAAGGGTGAATTAAATGAATTGTAAGATTTTGGTAAATTTCAAAAAAATAATGAATTTTCAATAAAAACTAAAATTCGTAATGCGACCACATACTCAGAATTTTTACAGTTTTAGTATTTTCACAAATTTCATATACAATTCGATGTTTTATATTTAATCTTCGGGAAAATTTATCTCTCAAATCGCCCGATAATTTCTTGTATGGCTGAAAATACGGATCTATTTCCATGTTTTTCAATATCATTTTTGCTTTTTCGGAAAGGTTTATGACTTTTAATTTGGAAATATCTTTTATTGCCTGCTTTGTAAGAATTACTTGATAACTCACCATTCAACCTCGTCAAGCGGAACGCATTGTGAAATCGGCTCTTTTGAAGCGGCAAGGATTTTCTTTTTCAATCCGGGAACAGACGACAAATAAAGTGTTTCTATTATGCTATTGTAGTATTCTTCGCTCAAAACAACTGCGTTGCCTTTATTCATTGCAACGACTATCGGCTCTTGGTATTCGACCGCTTGTTCAAAATAATTAGAACAATTTTTTCTAAATCTTGAAACTGTTGTTGATGTCATATTTGCTCCTTTTTTACTATAAATATAATATTCGCCGCAACAAAAAAGAGACGTAAGCATTACGTCTCTACAAAATTGGTAAAAACAGAAAAAATCAACACTGCATTCTAAAATTCAAAATTATCAAATCGTTTCTTTCTTTCTTCTTCTGTTTCCTCTTTTATCGGCTCAGGCTTTGCTTTCTCAACTACGGGGCTTTTCTCTGCTACAGCTAAAGGTGTTTCTGCTGCAGATGTTTGTGCTACTCTTTCCGAAGAAGCAGATAATTTTTCTATTTTTTTGCAAATAGCCTCCTGACACACGGATATTTCATCTACCTTTTTAGCCTGCAATATAAAAATTGCCACCAACCCTAAAAAACCAACTGCAATAATAACCCCTATCACAATACCAATTATGGCTATAGGTAAACCCCACCTGTCCGGAGCAGAATCATATCCTATAATTGCACCCAAAATAGCAAGCAACAAAATTATTACCCATGCACAAACTACAAAAAGACATTCAAAAGACTTTTTTAGCCACTCCAACATAAAACACCAAACCTTTCTGCTGTTCTTTACAGCAATGTTAAAGCAGAAACAAGCAAGGCTGTTCTGCCAAATTCATATTATTTTGCGAAAAATGATGAAGTGCGCTCACATTGAAAAGAATGTATAAATGCGCAAAATGAACAAAACAGCCAAAGAAAGGCAATTTTGCGCATTATATACGCGTTAAAAATAAAAATTTCAATGAAATGCAAGGAGAAATCCCACACTTCATCATTTTTCGCATAGGGAATATAATATTTGCGCAATGAGAAAACATAAAAAAACACAAGGAATTCAAAAAAGGGGAGATTTTTAACAAAAACTAAAAATACTAAATCAAAAATACGGATTGCTTTCCACTTCTTTCAAAATATTTTTAATCTCGCTGTCCGAAATATTTACCTCTTCGCTTTTATCATAAATTGAAAGCAAGTAAACAATGTTGTCTTTATCTACAAAATACGTTATCACTCTTGCGCCGCCGCTTTTGCCTTTTCCTTTTGAAGAAATCGCCATACGAGTTTTGTATGTATTGTTGCCAAGATTTATTCCTGTTGTCGGATTTTCCTTTAATTCGTCAATGAGTAAAAGTATATCGTTTTTCAATGAGGCATATTTTTTCGCAAGTCGCTTATATTCTTTCTTAAAATGCACTGTAAATCTTACTGTGCTAGTCATCAAACAACTCCTCAATAGAAAAAGTTTTCAGTTCGCCTTTATCTATTGATTTTTTGTCGATAAAGCCTTTTTTTATATTTGCAAGAACGTTTTCTTTTTGAGGGTTGACAAGAGACGCTTTATCAATTCGTATTTTTATGAAATCCAAATTTTTTACCAATTCTACAAAAAAATTGTATTTGTCTTCTCGAACTTCAATGTATAAACGCTTTGTTTTGCATGGATTGCTTTTTACTGTCAGCATATTAACCTCCTTAATTTATCGTATAAAATACTATATTGCACAACAAAAAAGAGACGTAAGCATTACGTCTCTACAAAAAACAATGTAATATCAAAAAAAAATTACAACGATTTCGCTATCAAATCGCCGACTTCTTTTGTTCCCATTCCCATTTTTCCTGCGGCGAGCGACTTAATTTGCCCCGAAGCAAGAACTGAAGATACCGCATTCTCGATTTTCTCGGCGATTGCGATTTCTCCCAAGGTTTCCATCATAAGCCCTGCCGCGCAAATTGCCGCAAGAGGATTTATCACGTTTTGACCTGTGTATTTCGGCGCGGAACCACCCATCGGCTCAAACATAGAAACGCCGTTCGGATTAATGTTGCCGCCCGCAGAAATTCCCAAGCCGCCTTGTATCATCGCGCCCAAGTCGGTAATGATGTCGCCGAACAAGTTTTCGGTTACGCAGACGTCGAACCATTCGGGGTTTTTCACAAACCACATATTTGCCGCGTCGATATGATTGTAATCGCGTTTAATGTCGGCAAATTGCGCGTCGCCCATTTCGTTGTATGCGCGCCACCACAAATCGCCCGCGTTCGTCAAAACGTTTGTTTTATGGATAAGAGTAATCGGTTTTGCGGCATATTTTGCACTTTTTTTATTGCGGCGCTGTTTGTATTCGAACGCGTATTTAAGGCATCTGTCCACAGTTCTGCGGTCGTAATACATAACTTGAGTTGTCGCTTCGTCGGGCGTGCCTTTACGCACAACGCCGCCCATTCCCGTATAAATTCCGCCTGTGTTTTCGCGAACAACCGTAAAATCTATGTCTTCGGGTCCTTTGTCGCGAAGCGGCGTCTCCACTCCCGGGTAAAGTTTTACGGGACGAAGGTTTATATATTGATCAAGCGTAAATCTTGCTTTGAGCAAAATTCCCAACTCCAAAATTCCGGGTTTTACATCGGGGTGCCCTATAGCGCCCAATAAAATCGAATCGAATTTTTTGAACTCTTCGAGCGCGCTGTCGGGAAGCGTTTCGCCTGTTCTCATATATCTTTCGCCGCCAAAATCAAAATCCTGATAATTGATTTTTACGCCGCCCTGCGCGCACGCCGCGTCAAGTACTTTTCTCGCTTCCGCTGTGACCTCCGGTCCTGTTCCGTCGCCGCCAATAACTGCAATGTTGTAAGTTTTTGCCATAAAAAACGCCTTTCATTTTGAAATTTTGTTAAATTTTGAGACAAAAATAATTTATTTCAACTACTCAAATCGCCTTTATGGTATTTTTAGTGCGAAAATAAAAAATTTCACAAGAAATCGGACATTTATGGAAAACGAAAACAAAACGCTCATCGAAAAAATAAGGGACGAAATTATCGCAAACGGCGGGCTGACGACAGCAGAAATCGCGAGCAAATTTCTGGGAATAAAAAACGGCGGCGGCGCGGCAAGTAAAATATTAGTCGAAAAAATATTCAAAGACCACCGCGAATTTTCTTTCGACGGCGAAAAATGGCAGGCAAAAATTTTGCCGCCCGCAATAAAATGGGAAAAAGCTCAATTCACCAAAGAAAATTTTGAAACCGCTCCCGCAACTTTCGGCGTATTTGGATTTTACGATGAAAACAAAAAGGTGATTTTCGTAGGAAGCGCAACAAATCTGCGGGAAAAACTGCTGGAAATTTGGAATAAAAACGAAGAAAGCGACGAAAAGATGAAACAACTTCGCGAGTTGGCGGTATCTTATATAGTATCAACCTGCAAAGACGATATGACCGCGATTGACACGGAGATGAAACTGATTGAAAAACACAAACCGATTTTGAACTAAGGGGGGATTTTTATGTTCAGAGATTTTTGGAATATGTTATTGGATTTATTATTTATGTTTATCTACGGATTTGTAGATGTAATTTCTTCGACAGTTGTGATAGTCATCTTGGTTTTGGCAACGGCAATAATTGTCCCGATTTTGCTGGTTGTTAAGAAATCTCGTAAGAATAAAGTCAAGGATTAATTCTTTAGCAATCGGATTTTTCGGATAATTCAAGTTTTACTTGATACTCCTGCCATTCCTCCATCAAACTCTCTTCTTCCGACTTTAATTTGTCGATTTCTTTCTGGATTTCAACGAGTTTTTTGGCGTTATTTGCGAACGAAGCGTCGTCCAATTCTTGCTGTTTTTGGGCGATTTTTT
It includes:
- a CDS encoding Txe/YoeB family addiction module toxin, producing MVSYQVILTKQAIKDISKLKVINLSEKAKMILKNMEIDPYFQPYKKLSGDLRDKFSRRLNIKHRIVYEICENTKTVKILSMWSHYEF
- a CDS encoding 3-isopropylmalate dehydrogenase — encoded protein: MAKTYNIAVIGGDGTGPEVTAEARKVLDAACAQGGVKINYQDFDFGGERYMRTGETLPDSALEEFKKFDSILLGAIGHPDVKPGILELGILLKARFTLDQYINLRPVKLYPGVETPLRDKGPEDIDFTVVRENTGGIYTGMGGVVRKGTPDEATTQVMYYDRRTVDRCLKYAFEYKQRRNKKSAKYAAKPITLIHKTNVLTNAGDLWWRAYNEMGDAQFADIKRDYNHIDAANMWFVKNPEWFDVCVTENLFGDIITDLGAMIQGGLGISAGGNINPNGVSMFEPMGGSAPKYTGQNVINPLAAICAAGLMMETLGEIAIAEKIENAVSSVLASGQIKSLAAGKMGMGTKEVGDLIAKSL
- a CDS encoding GIY-YIG nuclease family protein codes for the protein MENENKTLIEKIRDEIIANGGLTTAEIASKFLGIKNGGGAASKILVEKIFKDHREFSFDGEKWQAKILPPAIKWEKAQFTKENFETAPATFGVFGFYDENKKVIFVGSATNLREKLLEIWNKNEESDEKMKQLRELAVSYIVSTCKDDMTAIDTEMKLIEKHKPILN
- a CDS encoding type II toxin-antitoxin system Phd/YefM family antitoxin, with product MTSTTVSRFRKNCSNYFEQAVEYQEPIVVAMNKGNAVVLSEEYYNSIIETLYLSSVPGLKKKILAASKEPISQCVPLDEVEW
- a CDS encoding type II toxin-antitoxin system RelE/ParE family toxin, which translates into the protein MTSTVRFTVHFKKEYKRLAKKYASLKNDILLLIDELKENPTTGINLGNNTYKTRMAISSKGKGKSGGARVITYFVDKDNIVYLLSIYDKSEEVNISDSEIKNILKEVESNPYF